A single region of the Undibacterium piscinae genome encodes:
- a CDS encoding phosphoribosylglycinamide formyltransferase, which yields MKRIVILISGRGSNMQAIVQAAKIEQWPAEIVAVISNRNDAAGLEYASSMGIPTSVVVSKNFPTREAFDAVLQATIDSYSPDLVVLAGFMRILSASFVQHYTNRIMNIHPSLLPSFVGMATHKQALDAGVKLHGITVHFVTPELDHGPIIDQVAVKVLATDTEESLAQRLLIQEHIAYPRAVRWFIEGKLKIEGNRVDVDTD from the coding sequence ATGAAAAGGATAGTCATATTAATTTCTGGTCGTGGCAGCAATATGCAAGCCATCGTTCAGGCAGCAAAAATAGAGCAGTGGCCGGCAGAAATCGTTGCGGTGATCAGTAATCGTAACGACGCTGCTGGTTTGGAATATGCAAGCAGTATGGGCATTCCCACATCTGTGGTTGTCAGCAAAAATTTCCCTACGCGTGAAGCGTTTGATGCAGTGCTTCAAGCGACAATAGACAGTTACTCCCCCGATCTTGTTGTGTTGGCTGGTTTTATGCGCATCTTAAGCGCAAGCTTTGTTCAGCATTACACAAATCGGATCATGAATATCCATCCATCATTGCTGCCTAGTTTTGTTGGTATGGCGACGCATAAGCAGGCGCTCGATGCCGGCGTGAAGCTGCATGGTATTACTGTCCATTTCGTCACTCCTGAGTTAGATCACGGGCCAATTATCGATCAGGTTGCAGTCAAGGTACTTGCCACTGATACCGAAGAGAGTTTGGCGCAAAGGCTGTTGATTCAGGAGCATATCGCTTACCCTCGCGCCGTGCGTTGGTTCATCGAAGGTAAGCTAAAAATTGAAGGCAATCGTGTCGATGTCGATACTGATTAA
- a CDS encoding mechanosensitive ion channel, whose amino-acid sequence MLFPGFCLAFILLAKVILGKWQHTNLLSLLFPIIGSFALIRFVLYVVRRTFAKDGTIGKVLALFEKVFVALVVFGVTLYFTGLWQELSSALDDIVLPLGRNKISILEILQALASVVVTLIVAMWASAALEARLMLLPSMHISLKVVLSRLGRGVLILAAVLASLTMVGIDLTVLSVFGGALGVGLGLGLQKITSSYISGFIILLDRSVSIGDMISVDKFNGEITDIKTRYTVLKGLDGGESIIPNEMLVSNPVQNYSLTDRSIVMTTDLTVSYHTDLEALLPLLIETVASVNRVSVDNGPSANLIRFGPDGLELRVGFWIADPENGRSNVLSDVNRALWKTLQAHQIELPYPQRVVTMNDAVSKTEIPIGKSVQC is encoded by the coding sequence GTGTTATTTCCGGGTTTTTGTCTGGCGTTTATTCTGCTTGCCAAAGTAATTCTTGGTAAATGGCAGCACACCAATTTACTTAGCTTACTTTTTCCTATCATTGGATCGTTCGCACTGATTCGCTTTGTCTTGTATGTAGTCAGGCGAACCTTTGCGAAGGATGGCACGATAGGGAAAGTTCTTGCGCTTTTTGAAAAAGTATTCGTTGCTTTGGTGGTGTTCGGAGTGACGCTTTACTTTACCGGCTTGTGGCAAGAGTTGTCTTCCGCATTAGATGACATTGTGCTTCCGCTGGGGCGCAACAAAATTTCCATTTTGGAAATTCTACAAGCACTCGCATCCGTTGTCGTCACCCTGATAGTCGCCATGTGGGCAAGTGCGGCACTGGAAGCACGCCTGATGCTGTTGCCTAGCATGCATATCTCTCTCAAGGTTGTACTTTCAAGATTGGGGCGTGGCGTCCTGATTTTAGCTGCCGTTTTGGCGAGTCTGACCATGGTCGGGATTGACTTGACTGTGCTATCCGTGTTTGGCGGCGCCTTGGGGGTTGGCCTTGGTTTGGGCTTACAAAAAATCACTAGCAGCTATATTTCCGGCTTTATTATTCTGCTCGATAGAAGTGTATCGATAGGTGACATGATTTCAGTTGATAAGTTTAACGGTGAGATCACCGATATCAAGACAAGGTACACGGTACTTAAGGGTTTGGATGGCGGAGAGTCAATTATTCCTAATGAGATGTTGGTTTCTAACCCCGTGCAGAACTATTCATTAACGGACCGTTCCATCGTTATGACCACCGACCTCACCGTTTCTTATCATACGGACCTGGAAGCCTTATTGCCTTTGCTGATTGAGACCGTTGCCAGCGTGAACCGGGTTTCCGTCGATAACGGACCATCGGCAAATCTGATCAGATTTGGCCCCGACGGGCTTGAGTTGAGGGTAGGGTTTTGGATTGCCGACCCGGAGAATGGTCGATCAAATGTGCTTTCGGATGTAAATCGAGCGCTCTGGAAGACGTTGCAGGCCCATCAGATTGAATTGCCTTATCCTCAGCGGGTTGTGACGATGAATGATGCTGTCAGTAAAACAGAGATACCGATTGGAAAAAGCGTACAATGCTAG
- a CDS encoding barstar family protein: MTINPSTEGDVSLLETVTPNVVQSIRAFRVPELQAEAIKSGQHFLYAYCLEATTKQQVLGKIASSFGFPKQMCKNFDALSDCLTDLICKAGPQPGFVVVLEQLPNTAKFDKEAREILLDVFRDAAEFWAEKKVAFRVFYSFE, from the coding sequence ATGACCATAAATCCATCAACCGAAGGGGACGTAAGCTTGCTGGAAACGGTTACGCCTAATGTGGTTCAATCGATCCGCGCTTTTCGTGTTCCCGAATTGCAGGCCGAAGCGATTAAGTCAGGACAGCATTTTTTGTATGCTTACTGCCTCGAAGCGACCACTAAGCAGCAAGTGCTGGGGAAAATCGCGTCTTCCTTTGGCTTCCCGAAACAAATGTGTAAAAATTTCGATGCCTTGTCGGATTGCCTGACCGATCTTATCTGTAAAGCCGGGCCGCAGCCAGGGTTTGTCGTGGTACTCGAGCAATTGCCCAATACCGCTAAGTTTGACAAAGAGGCGCGTGAGATATTATTGGATGTATTTCGCGATGCAGCTGAGTTTTGGGCAGAAAAAAAAGTGGCATTTAGGGTATTTTACTCGTTCGAGTGA
- a CDS encoding RsmB/NOP family class I SAM-dependent RNA methyltransferase codes for MRLPPAIVGHTEEVLREILRFTGPADGTLSRYFREHPRLGGRERGVIAEAIYGLLRNKSVYTSFSESGSGSPMRRLTLLGLADAAGVDALGGLTDDEIAWLERVMQIDRAHLPVAMKSNMPDWLWQKLVHKFGETEALQLAESLNMPAALDLRVNTLKGNREDVVTTLALAPIIAEPTPYSATGLRIKKKPSIQNLPLFQDGTIEVQDEGSQLLAQLLGAKRGEMVADFCAGAGGKTLALGAFMRNTGRLYAFDISEKRLARLKPRLARSGLSNVHPVLIAHERDAKVKRLAGKLDRVLVDAPCSGLGTLRRNPDVKWRQTQAGVAELNVKQAAILDSAARLVKAGGRLVYATCSVLDEENDDIVQAFLLTHPDFKLVPASQVLADQKIDLEMGDYLKLLPHLHQTDGFFAAIMQRNALVAEVVATPAE; via the coding sequence ATGAGATTACCTCCAGCAATTGTCGGTCATACCGAAGAAGTCTTGCGCGAAATATTGCGATTTACCGGTCCTGCTGATGGCACCTTGTCACGCTATTTTAGAGAGCATCCACGGTTGGGCGGCAGGGAGCGTGGCGTCATTGCTGAGGCGATCTACGGTCTGTTGCGCAATAAAAGTGTCTACACAAGTTTCTCTGAATCGGGTTCCGGTTCACCGATGCGCCGTCTTACTTTGCTTGGTCTGGCCGATGCCGCCGGTGTCGACGCTTTAGGCGGACTCACTGATGATGAGATCGCTTGGCTGGAGCGTGTCATGCAGATCGACCGCGCACATTTACCGGTAGCAATGAAGTCAAATATGCCTGATTGGTTGTGGCAGAAGCTGGTGCATAAATTTGGCGAGACTGAGGCCTTGCAATTGGCCGAGTCGCTCAATATGCCAGCGGCTTTAGATTTAAGGGTCAATACCTTAAAAGGTAACCGTGAAGACGTTGTCACCACTTTAGCTCTGGCTCCGATTATTGCTGAGCCTACGCCTTATTCGGCAACCGGATTACGTATCAAGAAAAAACCGTCGATTCAAAACCTTCCTTTGTTCCAGGACGGTACGATAGAAGTGCAGGATGAAGGTAGTCAACTTCTGGCGCAATTGCTTGGCGCTAAGCGCGGTGAAATGGTGGCTGACTTTTGCGCGGGTGCCGGTGGTAAAACATTGGCATTAGGCGCATTTATGCGTAACACAGGTCGCTTATATGCTTTTGATATTTCAGAGAAGCGCTTGGCTAGACTGAAGCCGCGTCTGGCACGTAGCGGCCTTTCGAATGTACATCCGGTACTGATCGCCCATGAGCGCGATGCTAAAGTGAAGCGACTTGCCGGTAAGTTGGATAGAGTGCTGGTCGATGCGCCTTGCAGCGGCTTGGGTACGTTACGGCGTAACCCCGATGTGAAATGGCGTCAGACGCAAGCCGGTGTTGCCGAACTTAATGTGAAGCAGGCTGCCATTCTTGATAGCGCAGCGCGCTTGGTGAAGGCGGGCGGTCGTTTGGTCTATGCGACTTGTAGCGTATTGGACGAAGAAAATGATGATATTGTCCAGGCCTTTTTGTTAACGCATCCTGATTTCAAATTAGTCCCTGCTTCGCAAGTACTTGCGGATCAGAAGATTGATCTTGAAATGGGCGATTACCTGAAACTCCTGCCTCATCTGCATCAAACGGATGGATTCTTTGCCGCGATTATGCAAAGAAATGCTCTTGTTGCGGAAGTCGTCGCAACTCCAGCAGAGTAA
- a CDS encoding ribonuclease: MQMKSMVFKKWIAFLISLLIATTVFAKGSAGYESISAADLPKEARATLVLIKQSGPFPYEKDGIVFGNYEARLPKQKRGYYHEYTVKTPRAKNRGMRRIISGGEPRTSGEYYYTDDHYESF; this comes from the coding sequence ATGCAAATGAAATCAATGGTATTTAAAAAATGGATCGCTTTTTTAATTTCGCTATTGATTGCAACAACGGTTTTTGCAAAAGGAAGTGCTGGTTATGAATCAATCAGTGCTGCTGACCTGCCAAAGGAGGCACGAGCTACCTTGGTGCTCATTAAGCAGTCAGGTCCGTTTCCTTATGAGAAAGATGGTATTGTCTTTGGTAATTACGAGGCTCGCTTGCCCAAACAAAAACGGGGCTATTACCATGAATATACGGTTAAAACCCCTAGGGCAAAAAATCGAGGCATGCGGCGCATTATTTCAGGTGGTGAGCCGAGGACGTCGGGTGAATATTATTACACTGATGATCATTATGAGAGTTTTTAA